Proteins encoded in a region of the Podospora pseudopauciseta strain CBS 411.78 chromosome 6, whole genome shotgun sequence genome:
- the PPM1 gene encoding carboxy methyl transferase for protein phosphatase 2A (EggNog:ENOG503NUP8; COG:O): MSAPSIPNLLSLRGSRGGSRGRGRGGSHRGSSSGPSASHDTTIQGTDTDAAVSRLSAVELGYLIDPFASYFVAPSPPPFYSGPGPGLPTPRRLPIINRGTYTRTTAIDILIHHFLSSTFSTGKPRQIVSLGAGTDTRCFRLFTSSQKHQNIHYHEIDFPVIISKKNTLIRTVPALNGILSPPMPLPNPATNQSYVSKQHANPKTGNTLTLHPLDLRFFPSSPSSLPGLSQECPTLLLSECCLCYLPPSTASDIITSFTSCFPSLGLVIYEPILPGDAFGRMMISNLAARGVTMPTLAVYQTQEDQERRLLEAGFREVRSRTVDQIWEEWVGEGERERVDGLERLDEVEEWKLLAGHYVIVWGWNEGEGVRLEVGRGDDDEGDETE; the protein is encoded by the coding sequence ATGTCCGCCCCATCAATACCCAACCTTCTCTCCCTCCGCGGCAGCCGTGGAGGATCCCGAGGCCGGGGCCGGGGCGGCTCACACCGGGGTAGCTCCTCCGGGCCATCAGCCAGCCATGACACCACAATCCAGGGAACCGACACCGACGCTGCTGTCTCCCGCCTCAGCGCCGTAGAACTAGGCTACCTCATCGACCCCTTCGCCAGCTACTTCGTagctccttcaccaccaccgttcTACTCCGGTCCAGGCCCAGGACTACCCACACCCCGCAGACTCCCAATAATAAACAGAGGAACATACACCCGCACGACAGCGATAGACAttctcatccaccacttCCTCTCCAGCACTTTCTCCACCGGCAAACCCCGGCAGATAGTCTCCCTCGGAGCAGGAACAGACACCCGCTGCTTTCGATTATTCACCTCGTCtcaaaaacaccaaaacaTCCACTATCATGAAATCGACTTCCCGGTTATCATCTCCAAGAAGAACACCCTCATCCGGACAGTCCCAGCGCTGAACGGCATCCTCTCCCCGCCAATGCCACTCCCAAACCCGGCCACGAACCAGTCTTATGTCTCGAAGCAGCATGCGAACCCAAAAACAGGCAATACCCTCACTCTCCACCCGCTTGATCTCCGGTTTTttccatcttctccttcctccctcccggGACTATCACAGGAGTGCCCGACACTGCTGCTGTCCGAATGCTGCCTTTGCTACCTCCCACCTTCGACAGCATCGGATATAATCACCTCTTTTACGTCTTGTTTTCCTAGTTTGGGGCTGGTGATTTACGAGCCGATTTTACCGGGGGATGCGTTTGGACGGATGATGATTTCTAATCTTGCTGCGCGGGGGGTGACGATGCCGACTTTGGCGGTGTACCAGACGCAGGAGGaccaggagaggaggttgctggAGGCTGGGTttagggaggtgaggagtAGGACTGTGGATCAGATttgggaggagtgggtgggggagggggagagggagagggtggatgggttggagaggttggatgaggtggaggagtggaAGTTGTTGGCGGGGCATTATGTGattgtttgggggtggaatgaaggggagggggtgaggttggaggtggggaggggggatgatgacgagggggATGAGACAGAGTAG
- the BRO1_2 gene encoding bck1-like resistance to osmotic shock (EggNog:ENOG503NUGR; COG:U), with translation MLNFILIQNRQGKTRLAKWYVPYSDDEKVKVKGEVHRLVAPRDQKYQSNFVEFRNHKIVYRRYAGLFFCACVDTNDNELAYLEAIHFFVEVLDAFFGNVCELDLVFNFYKVYAILDEVFLAGEIEETSKQVVLTRLEHLDKLE, from the exons ATGTTGAACTTTATCCTCATCCAGAACCGACA GGGCAAAACCCGCCTAGCAAAATGGTACGTCCCCTACAGCGACGACGAAAAAGTCAAGGTCAAGGGCGAG GTCCACCGCCTCGTCGCCCCCCGTGACCAAAAGTACCAATCCAACTTTGTAGAGTTCCGCAACCACAAGATCGTCTACCGCCGCTACGCcggcctcttcttctgcgcCTGCGTCGACACAAACGACAACGAGCTCGCCTATCTAGAGGCTATCCACTTTTTTGTTGAAGTCTTGGATGCATTCTTTGGCAACGTCTGCGAGCTGGATCTGGTGTTTAACTTTTACAAGGTGTACGCCATCCTGGACGAGGTCTTCCTCGCGggggagattgaggagacGTCGAAGCAGGTTGTGTTGACTAGGTTGGAGCATTTGGATAAGTTGGAGTGA
- a CDS encoding hypothetical protein (COG:S; EggNog:ENOG503P27M) has protein sequence MLSPVVHAGGMLAKRAYSNLADSSSDMPDEPQGPPIKWAPYGGLQLFINILLFLPMFLYIGYTLTHIYPTLAIVEDPLPAYDAIPINEPTNEDGDINKANTNKNAPPPTYNNNNNNNNIINGGSSSFPNGDGPLPTKPITSSLRATHRTLQSISGFRSQFRGLGCFLFLAFTTSILSGIFFFIPILGNLVVLLLTSQLMTALTHIIISVPRPANTPHGRTFFSRLPSWRRNLVATYQPILFYWIAIHASLILPGLLAGLIGLSPYDDNSQLKEGISGSEVAKLVCVLGVFVGLNLLLVVPAHVALVRVQATLLPHEEETIVPFDRTFGGSVEAEVINGRGFGSLRNALKTVSWGSWVRLYGQQVKILGVMVGLYAVMGGWLVVQFFFLGWRA, from the coding sequence ATGCTCTCCCCCGTTGTACACGCGGGCGGCATGCTCGCCAAGCGGGCCTACTCCAACTTGGCCGACAGCTCCTCAGACATGCCCGATGAGCCTCAAGGACCCCCTATCAAGTGGGCGCCTTATGGCGGACTCCAACTCTtcatcaacatcctcctcttcctccccatgTTCCTCTACATCGGCTACACCCTCACCCACATCTACCCAaccctcgccatcgtcgaggaccccctccccgcctacgacgccatccccatcaacgAGCCCACCAACGAAGATGGCGACATCAACAAGGCAAATACCAACAAGAACGCTCCTCCCCCTacctacaacaacaacaacaacaacaacaacatcatcaacggtggctcttcctccttccccaacgGTGACGGCCCCCTCCCGACCAaacccatcacctcctccctccgcGCCACCCACCGTACCCTCCAATCCATCTCCGGCTTCCGGTCTCAATTCCGCGGTTTAGGgtgcttcctcttcctcgccttcacTACGAGCATCCTCTCAggaatcttcttcttcatccccatcctcggcaacctcgtcgtcctcctcctcacctcccaacTCATGACCGCCCTAacccacatcatcatctcggTCCCCCGCCCGGCCAACACCCCCCACGGGCGCACCTTTTTCTCCCGCCTCCCCTCCTGGCGTCGCAACTTGGTAGCAACCTACCAGCCCATCCTCTTTTACTGGATCGCCATCCACGCCTCTCTCATCCTTCCGGGACTCCTGGCGGGCCTCATCGGCCTCTCCCCTTATGATGATAACTCCCAGCTCAAGGAGGGGATCTCAGGGTCGGAAGTCGCCAAGCTTGTTTGTGTGCTTGGGGTTTTTGTCGGGTTGAACTTGTTGCTTGTTGTGCCTGCTCATGTTGCTTTGGTGAGGGTGCAGGCCACGCTGTTGCCgcatgaggaggagacgatCGTGCCGTTTGACCGGACTTTCGGGGGGAGTGTGGAGGCTGAGGTGATcaatgggagggggtttgggagttTGAGGAATGCGCTCAAGACGGTGAGCTGGGGGAGTTGGGTTAGGTTGTATGGGCAGCAGGTTAAgattttgggggtgatggtgggattgTATGCCGTtatggggggttggttggtcgTGCAGTTCTTTTTTCTGGGGTGGAGGGCTTGA
- a CDS encoding hypothetical protein (COG:S; EggNog:ENOG503NVKV; CAZy:GH132) has product MKLTTTLQAVIGSASFLFAAQPALAGHVHGGHRHAHERYARRQNHHSHMAGEVIGASRIAARKAPCSLPNDPDLVRVPGDVNNGFAMSPDEPCEDGKWCPIACRSGKVMAQWKPNTKYTYPESMYGGLYCDGGKPMKPFKEKPYCVDGTGAVKAVNKCGKVVSFCQTVLPGNEAMIIPTDVSDTMTLSVPDASYWAQTAAHYYVNPPGVDASRGCVWGKITEAIGNWSPYVAGANTQSSGETFVKIAWNPEYMTTDNSKNTPTYGLKIECPDGGCNGLPCVIDPTKSGVGGVESPNTASVDGGANFCVVTVPKGKTANIVVFNTDGSTGEKPKPKEEPKPKPKEEPKPTPKPEPTTVAKVPKTTAAPPSSTTEAAFSIKKVNPTTSKSWSSESTSDPYFMGGIFLESTAVGKTKTYSDIEPTATAETVTTTEADGADSRAAAAAAAAAASTSPSNEGGAADHGGSAIAGLVVAIVAAAALL; this is encoded by the exons ATGAAGCTCACAACTACGCTTCAGGCCGTCATCGGCTCGGCCTCATTTCTCTTCGCGGCCCAACCCGCTCTTGCAGGCCACGTCCACGGCGGCCACCGTCACGCACACGAGAGATATGCCAGGAGGCAGaaccaccacagccacaTGGCCGGGGAGGTCATTGGTGCCTCCAGAATCGCTGCGAGAAAGGCCCCATGCTCCTTGCCAAATGATCCCGACCTCGTGCGCGTTCCCGGTGACGTTAACAACGGCTTTGCCATGAGCCCTGATGAGCCTTGCGAGGATGGAAAGTGGTGCCCGATTGCTTGCAGGTCCGGAAAGGTTATGGCCCAGTGGAAGCCAAACACAAAATATACCTATCCGGAATCCATG TATGGCGGTCTGTACTGTGATGGCGGCAAGCCCATGAAGCCCTTCAAGGAGAAGCCATACTGCGTTGATGGCACTGGCGCCGTCAAAGCCGTCAACAAGTGCGGCAAGGTCGTGTCTTTCTGCCAGACCGTTCTTCCCGGCAACGAAGCCATGATCATCCCAACAGATGTCTCCGACACCATGACCCTTTCCGTCCCAGATGCCTCGTACTGGGCCCAAACCGCCGCTCA TTATTATGTAAACCCCCCAGGAGTTGATGCCTCCAGGGGTTGCGTGTGGGGCAAGATCACCGAGGCGATCGGCAACTGGAGTCCTTACGTCGCCGGCGCCAACACCCAGAGCAGCGGAGAAACTTTTGTCAAGATCGCCTGGAACCCCGAGTACATGACCACCGACAACTCCAAGAACACGCCCACCTACGGCCTCAAGATCGAATGCCCCGACGGCGGCTGCAACGGTCTCCCCTGCGTCATCGATCCCACCAAGAGCGGAGTGGGTGGTGTGGAAAGCCCCAACACCGCCAGCGTCGATGGCGGCGCCAACTTCTGCGTCGTGACCGTCCCCAAGGGCAAGACCGCCAACATTGTCGTCTTTAACACCGACGGCTCGACTGGcgagaagcccaagcccaaggaggaacccaagcccaagcccaaggaggAGCCAAAGCCAACCCCCAAGCCAGAGCCAACCACCGTCGCCAAGGTCCCCAAGACGACCGCCGCTCCTCcaagcagcaccaccgaggccgccttctccatcaagaaggtcaacccaacaacctccaagTCATGGTCCTCCGAGTCCACCTCGGACCCCTACTTTATGGGTGGTATCTTCCTGGAAAGCACAGCCGTTGGTAAAACCAAGACCTACTCCGACATCGAACCGACCGCCACTGCCGAgaccgtcaccaccaccgaagcCGACGGAGCCGATTCCagagccgccgccgccgccgctgctgctgctgcttcaaCTTCCCCAAGCAACGAAGGGGGTGCTGCCGACCACGGCGGAAGCGCCATTGCCGGCCTTGTCGTCGCcattgttgctgctgctgccttgCTTTAA
- a CDS encoding hypothetical protein (COG:S; EggNog:ENOG503P9PF), giving the protein MGKSKKKNPGEPPLGDFRKCPSARKLFESLGREFPVKVNKQRTLNSFVIWLIERLIDKDVSNPSSAESELKEWYQLLKSCRIDDQTIIDGFVELEQTHVSEHPLDARRLHIVETELRELIRTTASLPPAPSKSSTAQKIQKPSGTLSKPMDEHKHLNRRVSVLRIVTGPDPSKSTNDYAHPDRRLSGPSARNDSTVAFEGDMSDYIHPGRRALVSTPQESPKHDSPPPTLAYMHPDRAASVSVGHSSPAPEIMYGRMHPDRMKFSREAAPEPGELIEKVVPAADCIRTGTGRQGKSNTFDPFCPDLPFLSGANAMAMEDLVRQRGKKKQEQEWEKWEQEEKQKQMQKEKEKEKGKEKGKDLSFLTGSNRMVLGDDWALARTKKKKKKAAQTELVLEYGESPVDVGNAKSATKGDKEFTIPGNYVCNRCNVRGHLIQDCPTNGDWRYAVKAPEDYTCNFCGKQADHYIDDCPRKPSKGSRNGQTERDAPRRVVSDTIRDSVIDSYRPEPRSHKRHRSMDSKFDDDDYLASRPHRRGTRGRKSRRADDDPESNVSIRGRAGTNDSPWGDLKSSIVGYLDPDKPVGDEPPTKVYTKRKPPPVSPDPHEEGRLSYYDVPSEDAQPEHSTLKKNKKKTPPKKTQLVVPKSERSPIRIANAPPPRIRVGPQQVGQMIEEERDKNDLIPSFFKMFLGKKVYFRTKAKRPVAIDFIDMPSESEGGDDDAMEIDQAQDSVKNEQGDMSTQLKSRLSPGPSVDEPQQATNSSVIQHLHGVIDVDDDVVMTEARPSVIVSGLGDVTDLTGLSDGESQSHIVVVDD; this is encoded by the exons ATGGGCAAGAGTAAGAAGAAGAACCCAGGCGAACCGCCACTTGGTGATTTTCGCAAATGTCCCTCCGCCCGTAAGCTCTTTGAGTCTCTCGGCCGGGAATTTCCTGTCAAGGTCAACAAACAGCGTACCCTCAACAGCTTTGTCATATGGCTTATCGAACGCCTGATTGACAAGGACGTGTCCAACCCATCAAGCGCTGAATCCGAACTCAAAGAGTGGTATCAGCTGCTCAAGAGCTGCCGCATTGACGACCAGACCATCATTGATGGTTTTGTCGAGCTAGAGCAGACCCACGTCTCAGAGCACCCTCTCGACGCGAGACGTCTTCACATCGTGGAAACGGAGTTGCGGGAACTAATCAGGACTACGGCCTCGCTGCCCCCAGCTCCATCCAAATCTTCAACAGCTCAAAAGATTCAAAAGCCCTCGGGCACTTTGTCCAAGCCCATGGATGAACACAAGCACCTCAATCGGCGGGTGTCAGTCTTGAGGATTGTTACTGGCCCTGACCCTTCAAAGTCAACGAACGATTACGCCCATCCGGATAGAAGACTGTCAGGCCCATCGGCCCGCAATGACTCTACCGTTGCCTTTGAAGGAGACATGAGCGATTATATCCATCCTGGAAGAAGGGCTCTTGTCAGCACACCACAAGAGTCTCCGAAACATGAttctccgccgccaacaTTGGCTTATATGCACCCGGATAGGGCTGCATCTGTCTCGGTGGGCCACTCCTCTCCTGCCCCCGAGATCATGTATGGCCGTATGCATCCTGATAGGATGAAGTTTTCTCGAGAGGCTGCTCCTGAGCCTGGAGAGCTGATTGAAAAGGTAGTTCCCGCTGCTGACTGCATTCGAACGGGAACAGGAAGACAGGGCAAGAGTAACACATTTGATCCTTTCTGCCCCGATTTGCCGTTTTTATCAGGAGCAAATGCGATGGCCATGGAAGACTTGGTGAGGcagagagggaagaaaaagcaggagcaggagtgGGAAAAgtgggagcaggaggagaagcagaagcagatgcagaaggagaaggagaaggagaaggggaaggagaaagGCAAGGATCTCTCCTTTCTTACCGGTTCCAACCGAATGGTGCTCGGTGATGACTGGGCGTTGGCCAGaacgaagaagaaaaagaagaaggccgcgCAAACTGAGCTAGTTTTGGAGTACGGTGAGAGCCCAGTTGACGTGGGAAACGCCAAATCGGCTACCAAGGGTGACAAGGAGTTTACCATACCGGGAAACTATGTGTGCAACCGTTGCAACGTGCGTG GCCATCTTATTCAAGATTGCCCAACGAACGGGGACTGGCGATATGCCGTCAAAGCACCCGAGGACTACACTTGCAATTTTTGTGGAAAACAGGCAGATCACTATATTGATGACTGCCCGCGGAAGCCTTCGAAAGGCTCGCGCAACGGTCAAACTGAGCGTGACGCGCCTCGGAGAGTCGTCAGTGATACCATCCGAGATTCCGTCATAGACTCCTACCGACCCGAGCCCCGCTCCCACAAGCGGCATCGCAGTATGGACAGTAAgtttgacgatgatgactaTTTGGCCTCGAGACCTCACCGCCGTGGGACGAGGGGCCGCAAGTCTCGGCGTGCAGATGATGACCCAGAAAGCAACGTGTCTATTCGGGGAAGGGCTGGTACGAACGACAGTCCTTGGGGTGACTTGAAGTCTTCCATCGTGGGTTATCTCGATCCAGACAAGCCGGTTGGTGACGAACCCCCCACTAAGGTCTACACCAAACGCAAGCCTCCGCCCGTCAGCCCGGACCCCCATGAGGAGGGACGGCTTTCGTATTATGATGTGCCATCTGAAGACGCGCAGCCCGAGCACTCCACTTTGAAGAAGAATAAGAAGAAGACGCCCCCGAAGAAAACGCAGCTGGTTGTGCCCAAGTCCGAGAGATCCCCTATTCGTATCGCCAATGCGCCGCCCCCCAGAATTCGAGTTGGCCCACAGCAGGTCGGCCAAATGattgaggaagagagggacAAGAACGACTTGATCCCCTCGTTCTTCAAGATGTTTTTGGGCAAGAAGGTCTATTTCAGGACCAAGGCCAAGCGTCCAGTGGCAATTGACTTTATTGATATGCCCTCTGAGAGTGAGGGGGGCGATGACGATGCCATGGAGATTGACCAGGCTCAAGATTCTGTCAAGAACGAGCAAGGCGATATGTCCACCCAGCTGAAGAGCCGGCTCTCGCCTGGGCCCTCGGTGGACGAGCCACAGCAGGCGACCAATTCTTCTGtcatccaacacctccacgGTGTCATCGacgtggatgatgatgttgtcatGACGGAGGCTAGGCCGTCTGTCATTGTCAGCGGGTTGGGAGACGTTACCGACCTCACTGGGCTATCTGATGGCGAGTCCCAGAGCCAcattgtggtggttgatgattaG
- a CDS encoding hypothetical protein (COG:S; EggNog:ENOG503NYTA) produces MLDQQLHRARMVSSVAATVISLACGTNYVYSAWAPQFADKLNLTTTESNLIGAAGNLGMYSMGVPIGLFVDNRGPRPAVAAGALLLGLGYYPFRSSYENAAGSVPLLCFFSYLTGLGGCMAFQAAVKTSALNWPHHRGTATAFPLAAFGLSAFFFSQVGSLFFPGDTSAFLTVLAAGTFALIFTGFCFLKVYPHTPAYHAVPNGGSGSDTQRLRRTSSSEDGKARGARRFPDVEPGMSTPTTYTTPATSTQAQTDAEATGPSSPSASAQLRDQTDVESARPPSDEAPDSDVDETSSLMSKSSSLPGDVLVQSSVDMDRSHRVDIRGWRLLSNVDFWQLFTIMGILAGIGLMTINNIGHNVNALWRRFDDSVPESFLVQRQQMHVSILSIGSFGGRLLSGVGSDFLVKVVGASRAWCLVAASLVFCIAQLFALNVSNPHYLGFVSGLSGLGYGFLFGVFPSIVAETFGIHGLSQNWGFMTLSPVISGNIFNLFYGAVFDSHIIVSPDGDRSCYDGIDCYRNAYFVTLGACGLGLIVTLSTIRHQYVARLREAGKGAAED; encoded by the exons ATGCTCGACCAACAACTACACCGCGCGCGCATGGTTTCCAGCGTCGCCGCGACAGTCATATCGCTCGCGTGCGGTACCAAC TATGTGTACTCGGCCTGGGCCCCACAGTTCGCCGATAAGCTTAACCTCACGACGACGGAGAGTAACCTGATCGGAGCGGCGGGTAATCTGGGCATGTATTCGATGGGCGTACCTATCGGGTTGTTTGTCGATAACCGTGGACCCCGACCAGCCGTGGCAGCCGGCGcgcttctcctcggcctcgggtACTACCCCTTTCGCTCCTCGTACGAAAACGCGGCCGGTTCGGTTCCTCTGTTATGTTTCTTTTCGTATCTTACCGGCCTGGGCGGATGTATGGCGTTCCAGGCGGCAGTCAAAACGTCGGCGCTCAACTGGCCACACCATCGGGGCACCGCCACGGCCTTCCCATTGGCTGCCTTCGGCTTGAGCgcattcttcttctcccaggTTGGATCGCTCTTCTTTCCCGGAGACACCAGCGCGTTCTTGACTGTTCTGGCCGCCGGTACCTTTGCTCTGATCTTCACCGGATTTTGCTTCCTCAAGGTCTACCCCCACACTCCGGCCTACCATGCGGTACCTAACGGGGGTTCCGGCTCGGACACGCAGCGGCTGCGGCGGACATCGTCATCGGAGGACGGCAAGGCGAGAGGAGCGCGAAGATTCCCTGATGTAGAACCTGGTATGTCGACGCCCACCACCTACACGACTCCCGCGACGTCGACGCAGGCACAGACAGACGCAGAGGCTACCGGACCATCGTCGCCGTCAGCCAGCGCCCAGCTCCGTGACCAGACCGATGTTGAATCCGCCCGCCCCCCCTCGGACGAGGCCCCCGATAGCGACGTTGACGAGACCTCGTCCCTCATGTCAAAGTCGTCCTCGCTGCCTGGTGATGTGTTAGTGCAGAGCAGTGTTGATATGGATCGTTCCCATCGTGTAGATATCCGTGGCTGGCGCTTGTTGTCCAATGTCGACTTTTGGCAGCTGTTTACCATTATGGGGATTCTGGCTGGCATTGGTCTCATGACTATCAA CAATATTGGACACAACGTCAATGCTCTCTGGAGGCGTTTCGATGACTCTGTTCCCGAGTCTTTCCTCGTACAGCGTCAGCAGATGCATGTCTCCATTCTGTCCATTGGCAGTTTCGGAGGGAGATTGCTGAGCG GTGTCGGATCTGATTTTCTTGTCAAGGTCGTAGGTGCCAGCCGCGCCTGGTGCCTTGTCGCGGCTAGTCTCGTATTTTGCATTGCCCAGCTCTTTGCCCTCAACGTCTCGAACCCGCACTACCTCGGTTTTGTTTCTGGCCTCTCAGGTCTCGGATACGGCTTCTTGTTTGGTGTCTTCCCCTCGATCGTAGCTGAGACGTTCGGTATCCACGGACTTAGCCAGAACTGGGGGTTCATGACACTCAGCCCTGTCATCTCGGGCAACATTTTCAACCTGTTTTACGGTGCCGTCTTTGACAGTCACATCATTGTTAGTCCTGATGGTGACCGTTCGTGCTATGACGGTATCGACTGCTACAGGAATGCGTATTTTGTCACGCTGGGTGCTTGTGGGCTGGGGTTGATTGTGACATTGTCGACGATCAGACATCAGTATGTtgcgaggttgagggaggcggggaaGGGCGCGGCTGAGGATTAA
- the IST1 gene encoding Vacuolar protein sorting-associated protein ist1 (COG:Z; BUSCO:EOG09264PK5; EggNog:ENOG503NW5R): MPPPTSPVLVTKIKVQLKLAIARLRMVQKRDEALAKTQRRAMAQLLEQNKVDSARIRVENIIRSDIITELHEILELYCELLLARAGLLEASPTCDPGLEEAVKSIIYAAPKTEIKELQTVRTLLAEKFGKEFVLQATENSDRKVSEGVVKKLSVTPPKDELVQGYLEEIARAYGVDWPKGKNKDLGDPPDFMDDDDDDENPSGGQAQRVLEEPLVGVDEEAAAELKAQEDLSKATPPKSFGPASPLHVNPPSASTDNIHPKVTLNRQELTTPTKKPAAVTRKPSEQKGDGVPDLDELAKRFAQLKR; the protein is encoded by the exons atgcctcctccaacatcacCGGTCCTTGTG ACCAAAATCAAAGTCCAGCTCAAACTAGCCATAGCCCGCCTTCGTATGGTTCAAAAGCGTGACGAGGCCCTTGCAAAGACCCAGCGCAGAGCCATGGCCCAGCTCCTCGAGCAGAACAAGGTTGATTCGGCCCGAATCCGCGTCGAGAACATCATCAGAtccgacatcatcaccgagcTCCACGAAATCCTAGAACTCTACTGCGAGCTTCTACTAGCCCGCGCTGGCTTGCTAGAGGCATCACCAACATGCGATCCCGGCCTTGAAGAGGCTGTCAAGTCCATCATCTACGCCGCTCCCAAGACAGAAATAAAAGAGCTCCAAACAGTGAGGACGTTGTTGGCCGAGAAGTTTGGGAAAGAATTTGTGCTACAGGCTACAGAAAACAGCGACAGGAAAGTAAGCGAAGGGGTGGTCAAGAAGCTGAGCGTCACACCACCAAAAGACGAGCTGGTGCAGGGCTACCTTGAGGAGATTGCGCGGGCATACGGCGTTGACTGGCCAAAAGGGAAGAATAAGGATCTGGGGGATCCTCCTGACTttatggatgatgatgatgatgatgagaaccCAAGTGGAGGCCAGGCACAAAGAGTGTTGGAGGAACCGCTGGTTGGTGTGGATGAggaagctgctgctgagctCAAGGCACAGGAAGACCTGAGCAAAGCTACACCCCCAAAATCTTTTGGGCCGGCTAGCCCGCTTCATGTCAATCCTCCTAGTGCTTCCACTGATAACATCCACCCCAAAGTCACTCTCAACAGACAGGAGttgacaacaccaaccaagaAGCCGGCTGCTGTGACGAGAAAGCCTTCGGAGCAGAAAGGGGATGGGGTTCCAGATCTGGATGAGCTTGCAAAGAGGTTTGCACAGCTGAAGAGGTGA